One genomic segment of Pandoraea thiooxydans includes these proteins:
- a CDS encoding MBL fold metallo-hydrolase: protein MRFASLGSGSEGNALVVEAHDGVSTTRVLLDCGFSVREAERRLARLALSADSLDAIFVTHEHADHIGGAAALARKYRIPIYMSWGTGQACSLASDLEVGWCRSEQPVVVGALQALPYTVPHDAREPLQFVFSDGRSRLGVLTDAGSATPHLIEVLGGCTALVLECNHDREMLAGSKYPPSLKARIGGDYGHLANDSAANILRSVERGRLKRIVAAHLSQQNNSPMLARMALAEAIGEVPDEILVATQEEGFTWQDA, encoded by the coding sequence GTGCGGTTCGCCAGTCTGGGGAGCGGTAGCGAAGGCAACGCCCTGGTGGTCGAGGCGCACGACGGCGTCTCGACCACGCGTGTTTTGCTCGATTGTGGTTTTTCCGTGCGCGAAGCCGAGCGTCGTCTGGCAAGGTTGGCGTTGAGCGCCGATTCGCTCGACGCCATTTTCGTGACTCACGAGCATGCCGATCATATCGGCGGCGCAGCAGCATTGGCGCGCAAATACCGTATCCCGATTTACATGAGCTGGGGCACAGGGCAAGCCTGCTCGCTTGCTTCGGACCTGGAAGTCGGTTGGTGCCGTTCGGAGCAGCCAGTGGTCGTTGGCGCTCTTCAAGCGCTGCCCTACACCGTCCCTCACGATGCCCGCGAGCCGCTCCAGTTCGTTTTTTCGGATGGACGCAGCCGGCTGGGCGTATTGACCGATGCCGGCAGCGCGACGCCTCACCTGATCGAAGTGCTCGGAGGCTGTACTGCCTTGGTGCTCGAGTGTAACCATGATCGAGAGATGCTGGCTGGCAGTAAGTATCCGCCGTCGCTCAAGGCTCGCATTGGCGGCGACTATGGGCACCTGGCCAATGACAGCGCGGCGAACATATTGCGATCGGTCGAACGCGGCCGCTTGAAACGCATCGTTGCGGCTCATTTGAGCCAACAAAATAACTCGCCGATGCTCGCGCGCATGGCCCTTGCCGAGGCGATTGGTGAGGTGCCGGACGAAATCCTCGTCGCTACGCAGGAGGAGGGGTTCACATGGCAGGACGCGTGA